Proteins co-encoded in one Hemibagrus wyckioides isolate EC202008001 linkage group LG26, SWU_Hwy_1.0, whole genome shotgun sequence genomic window:
- the LOC131347094 gene encoding antigen peptide transporter 2-like produces MSKLLVVVLAVFTDLAIVYVLDLVGTHLRGKVDGGVDLVRQWTEAVLRCSLLFSLFCWRDVRGRLIKRWVMAHCFITPVYETGRLTLFGNWPMEKFAMWLVGSVAAALGCLFWETLIPESNEENNSKEKKQKARVLFMRVIRLYKPDYLFLTGASLFLALAVLCEMFIPLYTGKLIDILQTKYSWDEFLSTIILMTFFSFGSSFSAGCRGGLFTCVIGRFICRVKRQLFSCLLKQEIGFFETTKTGDITSRLSTDTNLMAQAVALNVNVLLRTLIKTMGMLYLMFSLSWKLTVLTLMETPLTGLLQNIYDTHYQRLSKEVQDSIARANDAAGEAVSGIRTIKSFNAKQSEKSRYDKRLMDTHNIKTQRDTVRALYLLVRRLTELGVKVAMLYYGHLFVTYGQMTTGNLVAFILYHTDLADNIRTLIYIFGDMLNSVSASGKVFEYLDRIPEVSTDGTLKPEELKGHISFHNVTFTYPTRPDRTVLKDFSLELKPGKMIALVGISGGGKSTCVSLLQKFYQPQHGQILLDGQPLQNYQDKYLHSKIVAVGQEPVLFSGTIRDNITYGLPDCSLERIEEAARKANAHEFICQLQKGYDTDVGERGSLLGSSQKQRIAIARALIRQPQVILLDEITSFLDPKSEQMIQQALANCPNQTLLVIAHRLKTIEKADQIIVIDQGMILEQGSHQELMEKKGHYYKLKEKLFTENNS; encoded by the exons ATGTCGAAACTTTTAGTGGTTGTTCTTGCTGTGTTCACGGATTTGGCCATCGTCTATGTGCTGGACCTGGTAGGCACACACCTGAGAGGTAAAGTGGACGGTGGAGTTGACCTGGTGAGGCAGTGGACTGAGGCTGTGCTGCGATGCTCGTTGCTCTTCTCACTGTTCTGCTGGAGGGATGTGAGAGGACGGCTGATAAAGCGATGGGTGATGGCCCACTGTTTTATCACTCCTGTGTATGAAACAGGTCGCTTAACTCTGTTTGGGAACTGGCCGATGGAGAAGTTTGCTATGTGGCTGGTTGGCAGTGTGGCTGCTGCTTTGGGATGTCTGTTTTGGGAGACACTCATACCAGAGTCTAACgaggaaaacaacagcaaagAGAAGAAGCAGAAAGCTCGAGTGCTCTTCATGAGAGTGATCAGGTTGTACAAACCTGACTACCTGTTTCTGACCGGGGCATCTCTGTTTCTAGCCTTAGCTGTCCTTT GTGAGATGTTTATTCCACTCTACACAGGAAAGTTGATCGATATTCTGCAGACTAAGTACAGCTGGGATGAATTTCTCTCCACAATAATATTAATGACGTTTTTCTCTTTTGGAAG TTCTTTCAGCGCAGGTTGTCGAGGAGGCTTGTTCACGTGTGTAATCGGCAGATTTATTTGTAGAGTGAAGCGTCAACTCTTCAGCTGCTTACTTAAGCAGGAAATTGGCTTCTTTGAGACTACAAAAACAG GTGACATCACAAGCAGACTGTCCACAGACACTAATCTCATGGCCCAAGCTGTAGCCCTTAATGTGAACGTCCTTCTGCGAACTCTGATTAAGACCATGGGGATGTTGTACCTGATGTTTAGTCTCTCCTGGAAGCTCACTGTTCTGACTCTGATGGAGACGCCTTTGACTGGACTACTACAGAACATCTACGACACACACTACCAG AGACTTTCAAAGGAGGTGCAGGACTCCATAGCAAGAGCAAATGATGCTGCAGGAGAGGCTGTGTCCGGCATCAGGACCATAAAGAGCTTTAACGCAAAGCAGAGTGAGAAGAGTCGATATGATAAGAGGCTGATGGACACGCATAATATAAAGACTCAGCGGGACACAGTCAGAGCATTGTACTTGCTGGTGAGGAGG CTCACAGAGTTGGGAGTGAAGGTGGCTATGTTATACTACGGTCACCTGTTTGTAACATATGGACAGATGACCACAGGAAATCTGGTCGCATTCATCCTCTACCATACAGATCTCGCAGACAACATTAGG ACTTTGATTTACATATTTGGAGATATGCTGAACTCTGTGAGTGCCTCCGGGAAGGTCTTTGAGTACCTGGACCGAATACCTGAAGTGAGCACAGATGGGACCCTAAAGCCAGAGGAACTGAAGGGACACATCAGCTTCCATAACGTCACCTTCACATATCCAACACGTCCTGACCGCACTGTGCTGAAG gACTTTAGTCTGGAGCTGAAGCCCGGTAAAATGATTGCCCTGGTGGGGATTTCCGGTGGTGGGAAAAGCACTTGTGTCAGTCTGCTGCAGAAGTTTTACCAGCCACAGCATGGACAGATCCTGCTAGATGGACAGCCTCTGCAGAACTACCAGGACAAATACCTGCACAGCAAG ATTGTTGCAGTGGGTCAGGAGCCTGTTCTGTTCTCCGGTACCATACGGGACAATATCACTTACGGATTGCCAGATTGTTCACTCGAGAGGATCGAGGAGGCAGCACGCAAAGCCAATGCACATGAATTCATCTGTCAGTTACAGAAAGGTTATGACACAG ATGTTGGAGAACGAGGAAGTCTTCTTGGTAGCAGTCAGAAGCAGCGCATTGCGATTGCCCGAGCTCTAATCAGACAGCCGCAGGTTATATTACTGGATGAGATCACAAGCTTTCTTGATCCTAAGAGTGAACAAAtg ATCCAACAAGCCCTGGCCAACTGCCCCAACCAGACCTTACTGGTGATTGCACACAGACTGAAGACCATTGAGAAGGCGGACCAGATTATTGTGATTGACCAGGGGATGATTTTGGAGCAAGGCAGCCACCAGGAACTCATGGAGAAGAAGGGCCATTACTACAAACTGAAAGAGAAACTCTTTACTGAAAATAACAGTTAA